CGAAGCCGCCGGTCAGGTCGTGCGGATCATCGTCGCCGCCCCCGGATCGTTGACCGGCCGCTTCCCCGAAGGCAACACCGGCCGCACCGATGCCGGCCTACGCACGCCCATGCCCGTCCCCGCCGATCTCGCCACCGAAATCACCGAAGCCGCCGCCTGACGATGCCACAGTTCGGAGCCGACATGACCTCCATCCTCGAGCGCGCGACAGCGTTCGACCGCGACCACGACACGAAGACCCTGCACGTCGGTGGGCATGAGTGGACCTACTACACCGGCGGCGCAGGCTCGACGGTCCTGCTGCTGACCGGCGGCGCCGGGATCGCCATCGGCTGGCTGGACCTGACACCGGCCCTGCGCCCCGGCTTCCGCACCCTCGCCGTCGACTATCCGCCCGGGCCAACCACGTTCGACGAACTCGCCGACGGTATCGTCGCCATCCTCGACGCCGAACACATCGACTCCGCGCACGTGGTCGGCCAGTCGGCCGGCGGCATGCTGGCCGAGGAGCTGTCGCGGAAGGCACCCGACCGGGTCGGCTCGCTGACGCTCGGCTGTACCGGCCTCTACGGCCCCGAAGACGTCGCGCGCCTGGAAGGGGTGCTCACTCGAACCCGGGACACTCCTTGGGAGCACACCCTGACCGCCATCCGCACATCGCTGCGCAACACCTGGAGCGACGCCGCCGAGGCCGAATTCTGGCTCGACCGCGTCGATGCCGCTACCCGCACCGGCGGGCAGGACGGCGCGGTCAACTCCTACCTTCGACTGCTCGATGCGGCACAACGACTTCCACAACTGCAAAGCGAGCAGGCATGGCAGGGGCCAACCCTGATCATCAAGGCTGACGACGACCCGCTGATCACTGCCGAGCACACCCAGCGACTGCGCGATCTGCACCCCGGCGCAGAGCTCCGCACCTTCCCCGAAGGCGGGCACTCCCTGCTGCTCAGCCGTCCCGATGACTACACCGCCACGGTCGCCGAATTCCTGAAACGGCAGGCGAGGATCGGCTGACCTACCGCCAGGCCACCCGAAA
The DNA window shown above is from Nocardia sp. NBC_01730 and carries:
- a CDS encoding alpha/beta fold hydrolase, which codes for MTSILERATAFDRDHDTKTLHVGGHEWTYYTGGAGSTVLLLTGGAGIAIGWLDLTPALRPGFRTLAVDYPPGPTTFDELADGIVAILDAEHIDSAHVVGQSAGGMLAEELSRKAPDRVGSLTLGCTGLYGPEDVARLEGVLTRTRDTPWEHTLTAIRTSLRNTWSDAAEAEFWLDRVDAATRTGGQDGAVNSYLRLLDAAQRLPQLQSEQAWQGPTLIIKADDDPLITAEHTQRLRDLHPGAELRTFPEGGHSLLLSRPDDYTATVAEFLKRQARIG